CTACTTTTACGATAACTAACAACAATAGCAAAATCCCATGCTTTTTCAGCTTTCGGTTTGTTCTTCCCCTTCTCAAATTACGTGCCAACACCGTCATCGACCCCAAGCCACAAGGACAACTTTGTTGAGCCATCCACTCAGGGCCCCCATAAAGGTCAATATACAACTGGTTTTAATGAAGAGTCAGTTAATTATCAATCCGGCGACGTGGAAACTTTTGACGGTATGGTACCAATaaacgaataattttaatgcgtTTTTCGCAATATAACCCTGTTACATTAAAATAAGCTGGCCAGACATCCTTGATGAAGGACTTTTCATAGGACCATTTTGCCTTTCATTCGTACTTGTTTCATACGTAATTACACCTTTCCTACCCTACTTTTGGTCGCCTTTGAGTCTCATAATGATGAGACAGGAATTAGTAACTCTCACTCCAAGacgttaataatttaataggtAAATTTGCTGTTCCATGGTCGGGGCATGAGCAAAAAGTCAAGAAGGAGAATTACGAAAATTCTCCCTACGATAGAAGCAGGGGATATGGCTACGAAGGGCCAGAGTATTCAGATTATGATTCTCAGGCGAACGGTTGCGATCACGATTTTGATGCTGGTGACGATGGTAAGTTAGGTATGTAGGGAAATAAATATCATATTATGTCTTGAAGTTCCTTAATACGCAAATGGTCCCTTAAAGAATTCAAATGTGTGATTTGGATGAGGATAAAATTGGTCTAGTTACTCTTATAAATATAGGCCTCAAAGCATGCCGGGAAGTAGATATGAAGCAgtgaatgtttaaaaaaaaggcgGAATTTACAGGGATTAAGGCAGATATGTCTAAACTGTACTATTTTGTATGGAAATCCCTAATTATGCGAACACGGCCATAAGTATATTAGTCGttgatgtaatttttttccgaaaccTTATCATAATTTGtgatttattaagttttatttgtcAAGTTCCGTCTTAACTCTTCTTGTATGCGATCCACCTTTTTAACATGAACAAACTTAGTACTACAACAAAGCTAATAAAATTGGATGAATCAATAAGTCCAACATCCTCTTTCAATTTCTACTTGAACGCTCGATTCCTTTTGAGGACTTCCCATTAGCTTTTCGTATATTTATATTCATCCGTACAAagtgttttcgttttttgataCATGTGACCACTTTTTACAGAATATTATCCGTATTACCGCCATTACCCCCATTACCACCATCGTCCCTACGACAGCCAGTTCAACTTTGGAAATAGAAGACCGTCTACCAAGAAAGCCACCAATAGACCCACCACCGCCAAAGTGACCAATCGACCCACTGTAATCGTAACTGAAAGGCCTAGTAGTACTACGCCTGCGGTTCAAAGAAGCACCATCCCCCAAATCGACATTAGGATaggaaactttaaaaaacgAAGTGCAGACTAAAATTTTTCTGATATTGTGGTTGACTAAATCCGGAATTGCTCAAAGTTCTTATGTGATTAATATAAGACTACcataagttatttttttgtacataaataagaagataaaaataaattgattcgAAATGCCTTAAAAGGATCGCTTATGATATATTTTAACAACcg
The sequence above is a segment of the Euwallacea fornicatus isolate EFF26 chromosome 16, ASM4011564v1, whole genome shotgun sequence genome. Coding sequences within it:
- the LOC136344081 gene encoding uncharacterized protein isoform X2; translated protein: MRAKSVRQMNSTSASKMNTTKTILVVLFIGFFNAVYCYKVNEAAFGLFFPFSNYVPTPSSTPSHKDNFVEPSTQGPHKGQYTTGFNEESVNYQSGDVETFDGKFAVPWSGHEQKVKKENYENSPYDRSRGYGYEGPEYSDYDSQANGCDHDFDAGDDEYYPYYRHYPHYHHRPYDSQFNFGNRRPSTKKATNRPTTAKVTNRPTVIVTERPSSTTPAVQRSTIPQIDIRIGNFKKRSAD
- the LOC136344081 gene encoding uncharacterized protein isoform X1, whose product is MRAKSVRQMNSTSASKMNTTKTILVVLFIGFFNAVYCYKVNEAAFGLFFPFSNYVPTPSSTPSHKDNFVEPSTQGPHKGQYTTGFNEESVNYQSGDVETFDGKFAVPWSGHEQKVKKENYENSPYDRSRGYGYEGPEYSDYDSQANGCDHDFDAGDDGKLEYYPYYRHYPHYHHRPYDSQFNFGNRRPSTKKATNRPTTAKVTNRPTVIVTERPSSTTPAVQRSTIPQIDIRIGNFKKRSAD